One region of Polaribacter pectinis genomic DNA includes:
- a CDS encoding S8 family serine peptidase — translation MKKILFLFSFLIFSPLFSQQEEAWLFLKDKPNKDSFLENPLTMLTQRALDRREIQNIALDSLDVPVDENYYNQLKNESTITVLAKSKWLNAVHVIATESQINDLITNYTFIDHIEFANKSLNRSGKKQQKTITPNHHQKFNEIETTFVYGDSENQIKMLKGEFLHEQGLTGGNQHIAVIDAGFPNVNTLAAFKRLRDNNQILGGYDFVERKAEFYTGHNHGTNVLSTIGGYLEDEFVGSAPDAFFYLFRTEDASREVPLEESLWVEAAERADSLGVDVINTSLGYTTFDEAKYNYSYADMDGKTTFISRGAEIGSSRGMLLVVSAGNEGNKDWKYISAPADATSVITVGAVDASGNIAGFSSYGPSSDGRIKPEILAQGQNPALINHTTGEVVTTSSGTSFSGPIIAGLIACLNQQLPAFIKSSGKKSSDTNYHTNLKRGVYESADKYSNPLEQHGYGIPNFEVAQQIYFSLYPASVNDNLLSDFSIYPNPVNNSFIIDSKNLNIEEFNIQIYTILGKKVVEKSKIFTNTIDVSYLESGIYLLKIQKGNQHKTLKLIKN, via the coding sequence ATGAAAAAAATACTATTCCTTTTTTCTTTTTTAATTTTTTCACCTCTTTTTTCTCAACAAGAAGAAGCATGGTTATTTTTAAAAGATAAACCAAACAAAGACTCTTTTTTAGAAAATCCATTAACAATGCTTACTCAAAGAGCATTAGATAGAAGAGAAATACAAAATATTGCTTTAGATTCTTTAGATGTTCCTGTTGATGAAAATTATTATAATCAATTAAAAAATGAATCTACAATTACTGTTTTAGCAAAATCTAAATGGCTAAATGCTGTGCATGTAATTGCTACAGAAAGCCAGATTAATGATTTAATTACAAACTATACTTTTATAGATCATATAGAATTTGCAAATAAATCTTTAAACAGAAGCGGAAAAAAACAGCAAAAAACTATTACTCCAAATCATCATCAAAAATTTAACGAAATAGAAACTACTTTTGTTTACGGAGATTCAGAAAATCAGATTAAAATGTTAAAAGGAGAGTTTCTTCATGAGCAAGGTTTAACTGGTGGAAATCAACATATAGCAGTTATAGATGCAGGTTTTCCTAATGTAAATACGTTAGCTGCATTTAAAAGGTTAAGGGATAATAATCAAATTTTAGGAGGATATGATTTTGTAGAAAGAAAAGCTGAATTTTATACAGGACATAATCACGGAACAAATGTTCTGTCTACTATTGGAGGTTATTTAGAAGATGAATTTGTAGGGTCTGCACCAGATGCTTTTTTTTATTTATTTAGAACAGAAGATGCTTCTAGAGAAGTTCCTTTAGAAGAAAGTTTATGGGTAGAAGCTGCTGAAAGAGCAGATAGTTTAGGAGTAGATGTTATTAATACTTCTTTAGGCTACACTACTTTTGATGAAGCAAAATACAATTATTCTTATGCAGATATGGATGGTAAAACGACTTTTATTTCGAGAGGAGCAGAAATAGGAAGTTCTAGAGGAATGTTATTAGTTGTTTCTGCAGGAAATGAAGGGAATAAAGATTGGAAATACATTTCTGCACCTGCAGATGCTACTTCAGTTATTACTGTTGGGGCAGTAGATGCATCAGGAAATATTGCCGGATTTAGTTCTTATGGACCAAGTTCAGATGGAAGAATAAAACCGGAGATTTTGGCACAAGGTCAAAACCCAGCATTAATAAATCATACTACAGGTGAGGTAGTTACTACATCTAGTGGAACTTCATTTTCAGGACCAATTATAGCTGGTCTTATTGCTTGTTTAAATCAACAATTACCTGCGTTTATAAAATCTTCTGGCAAGAAATCTTCTGATACTAATTATCACACAAATTTAAAAAGAGGTGTTTACGAATCTGCAGATAAATATAGCAATCCTTTAGAACAACATGGTTATGGAATTCCTAATTTTGAAGTAGCACAACAAATATATTTTTCTTTGTATCCAGCTTCAGTAAATGATAATTTACTTTCAGATTTTAGTATTTATCCAAATCCAGTAAATAACTCATTTATAATAGATTCGAAAAATTTAAATATTGAAGAATTCAATATTCAGATATATACTATTTTAGGAAAGAAAGTTGTTGAAAAATCAAAAATATTTACAAATACAATTGATGTATCCTATTTAGAAAGTGGCATTTATTTGTTGAAAATCCAAAAAGGAAATCAACATAAAACCCTAAAGTTGATTAAGAATTAA
- a CDS encoding cold-shock protein — protein MNKGTVKFFNESKGFGFITEEGTNKEHFVHVSGLVDEIRENDEVEFDLQDGRKGLNAVNVRVI, from the coding sequence ATGAATAAAGGTACCGTAAAATTTTTCAATGAATCTAAAGGATTCGGATTCATCACTGAAGAAGGAACAAACAAAGAACATTTTGTACATGTGTCAGGATTAGTTGACGAAATTCGTGAAAACGATGAAGTTGAATTCGACTTACAAGATGGAAGAAAAGGATTAAACGCAGTAAACGTAAGAGTTATATAA
- the mnmA gene encoding tRNA 2-thiouridine(34) synthase MnmA: protein MKRVVVGLSGGVDSSVTAHLLKEQGYEVIGLFMKNWHDDSVTISNECPWLEDSNDAMIVAEKLGIPFQVVDLSEQYKDRIVDYMFAEYEKGRTPNPDILCNREIKFDVFMDIALKLGADYVATGHYCRKGEEIIDGKPVYKLLAGKDGNKDQSYFLCQLSQQQLAKALFPIGELLKPEVREIAKKADLITAEKKDSQGLCFIGKVRLPEFLQQKLQPKEGVIVTIPADFSDYTKPAPKFENKEVELKYFSTKFSYNKEDGKVVGKHQGAHYFTKGQRKGLNVGGTKEALYVIETDVVENVIYTGEGKNHTGLYRNVLFVSNEEIHWIREDLALENGETMQVEARIRYRQVLEKATLHKVESGLYVEFENKQSAIQEGQFVAWYLNDELLGSGVIS, encoded by the coding sequence ATGAAAAGAGTAGTTGTTGGTCTTTCTGGTGGAGTAGATTCTAGTGTTACAGCACATTTATTAAAGGAACAAGGTTATGAAGTTATTGGGCTTTTTATGAAAAATTGGCACGATGATTCTGTAACTATTTCTAATGAATGTCCTTGGTTAGAAGATAGTAATGATGCTATGATTGTTGCCGAAAAACTAGGAATTCCTTTTCAAGTAGTAGATTTAAGTGAGCAATATAAAGACAGAATTGTAGATTATATGTTTGCTGAATACGAAAAAGGAAGAACTCCAAATCCAGATATTCTTTGCAACCGAGAAATTAAGTTTGATGTTTTTATGGACATCGCTTTAAAATTAGGTGCAGATTATGTTGCAACGGGTCATTATTGCAGAAAAGGAGAAGAAATTATAGATGGCAAGCCAGTTTATAAATTATTAGCAGGTAAAGATGGTAATAAAGATCAATCTTATTTCTTATGTCAACTTTCTCAACAACAATTAGCAAAAGCATTATTTCCAATTGGTGAATTATTAAAGCCAGAAGTGAGAGAAATAGCAAAAAAAGCTGATTTAATTACTGCAGAAAAGAAAGATTCTCAAGGTTTGTGTTTTATTGGTAAAGTTCGTTTACCAGAGTTTTTACAACAAAAATTACAGCCAAAAGAAGGAGTCATTGTAACAATTCCTGCAGATTTTTCTGATTATACAAAACCGGCTCCAAAGTTTGAAAATAAAGAAGTAGAACTTAAATATTTTTCAACAAAATTTTCCTACAATAAAGAGGATGGAAAAGTTGTTGGGAAGCATCAAGGTGCACATTATTTTACTAAAGGTCAACGTAAAGGACTTAATGTTGGTGGAACAAAAGAAGCATTATATGTCATTGAAACTGATGTTGTAGAAAATGTAATTTACACTGGTGAAGGTAAAAATCATACAGGTTTGTATAGAAATGTATTGTTTGTTTCTAACGAAGAAATCCATTGGATTCGAGAAGATTTAGCTTTAGAAAACGGAGAAACCATGCAAGTTGAAGCCAGAATTAGATATAGACAAGTTTTAGAAAAAGCTACTTTACACAAAGTTGAAAGTGGTTTGTATGTAGAGTTTGAAAACAAACAATCTGCCATACAAGAAGGTCAGTTTGTAGCTTGGTACCTAAATGATGAATTGCTAGGTTCTGGTGTAATATCTTAA
- a CDS encoding TerC family protein encodes MEIFAHADTWVALLTLTFLEIILGIDNIIFISISANKLPENQVKKATILGLALAMITRIILLFGVSYLIALKDPFLEIETGWFKTGLTGQSIILFLGGLFLLYKSTKEIREKMEGTNEDEVIKSPKKISFTSVIIQIILIDIVFSFDSILTAVGMTNGVDGALIIMVIAVIVSILIMMVFANSISSFVNRNPTIQMLALSFLILIGFMLITEGAHLSHTEIFNKSVGAIPKGYLYFAIAFSLGVEMLNLRIRKKK; translated from the coding sequence ATGGAAATTTTTGCACACGCAGATACTTGGGTTGCCTTACTAACATTAACTTTTCTTGAAATTATTTTAGGAATCGATAATATTATTTTTATATCTATTTCAGCAAATAAATTGCCAGAAAATCAGGTTAAAAAAGCGACTATATTAGGTTTGGCTTTGGCAATGATTACTAGAATTATATTACTGTTTGGAGTCTCTTATTTAATTGCTTTAAAAGATCCGTTTTTAGAAATCGAGACAGGTTGGTTTAAGACAGGATTAACAGGACAAAGCATTATTTTATTTCTTGGAGGTCTATTTCTTTTATACAAAAGCACAAAAGAAATTAGAGAAAAAATGGAAGGTACTAATGAAGATGAAGTCATAAAATCTCCAAAAAAAATCTCATTTACAAGTGTAATTATCCAAATTATTTTAATTGATATCGTTTTCTCTTTCGATAGTATTTTAACTGCTGTTGGAATGACAAATGGAGTTGATGGCGCACTAATAATTATGGTTATTGCAGTAATTGTCTCTATATTGATTATGATGGTTTTTGCAAACTCTATTAGTAGTTTTGTAAATAGGAATCCAACCATACAAATGTTGGCATTATCTTTCTTAATATTAATCGGTTTTATGTTAATTACAGAAGGTGCACATTTATCGCATACTGAAATTTTTAACAAATCTGTGGGAGCAATTCCTAAAGGATATTTGTATTTTGCAATCGCATTTTCGTTAGGTGTAGAAATGCTGAACTTAAGAATCAGAAAGAAAAAATAA
- a CDS encoding adenylosuccinate lyase, giving the protein MENPKRENRERVANIVLENKDLFKELVTITFDVNNKVSIKAAWILEWICTHHHLNWILPHLDEFSNKIKNLKFDSAIRPCAKICEHLATAYYSKNENGVKKNLSIKHINTIVETGFDWLITPQKIAVRAYTMNTLYFFGLEKEWIHPELKHLIETKIIHESKGCKARGKFILKMIEKHQKSH; this is encoded by the coding sequence ATGGAGAACCCTAAAAGGGAAAACCGAGAAAGAGTTGCAAATATTGTATTAGAAAACAAAGATTTATTTAAAGAATTGGTTACCATAACTTTTGATGTTAATAATAAGGTTTCTATAAAAGCAGCTTGGATTTTAGAATGGATTTGCACACATCATCATTTAAATTGGATACTTCCACATTTAGATGAATTTTCTAATAAAATTAAGAACCTAAAATTCGACAGTGCAATTAGACCTTGTGCAAAAATTTGCGAACATTTAGCTACAGCATATTATTCAAAAAATGAAAATGGGGTTAAAAAAAATCTCTCAATTAAACATATTAACACAATTGTAGAAACTGGTTTCGATTGGTTAATTACCCCTCAAAAAATAGCTGTAAGAGCATATACAATGAATACTTTATATTTTTTTGGTTTAGAAAAAGAGTGGATTCATCCTGAATTAAAACACTTAATAGAAACTAAAATTATACATGAAAGCAAAGGTTGCAAAGCACGAGGAAAATTTATTTTAAAAATGATTGAAAAACACCAGAAATCGCATTAA
- a CDS encoding toxin-antitoxin system YwqK family antitoxin has protein sequence MINIKRLFFVLAFFACFFTSEDSNAQKINQFDKNKKRTGVWKKYYPNKRIRYSGKFKNGKEVGVFKFYDITQSDHPVIIKTFFEDSDSLFVQFYTLSGKIETEGVLNGKKRTGNWKYFYPDGTLLSEENYKDGKLEGEQLIYYPDGQVTEFAIYKDGLLDGVCSKYSSKGILIEEITYENGKPNGLAQYFELNGNLKETGHYKNGKRVGEWEYYMDGEIASDEVKKEKKKSTYTKKKDN, from the coding sequence ATGATAAATATAAAAAGACTGTTTTTTGTTTTAGCATTTTTCGCTTGTTTTTTTACTAGTGAAGATTCTAATGCACAAAAAATCAATCAATTTGATAAAAATAAAAAAAGAACTGGTGTTTGGAAAAAGTATTATCCAAATAAAAGAATAAGATATTCTGGTAAATTTAAAAATGGAAAAGAAGTTGGTGTTTTTAAATTCTATGATATCACACAATCTGATCATCCTGTTATTATAAAAACTTTTTTTGAAGATTCAGATTCTTTATTTGTTCAATTTTATACTTTAAGCGGTAAAATTGAAACAGAAGGCGTTTTAAATGGCAAAAAAAGAACAGGAAATTGGAAATATTTTTATCCAGATGGAACTTTACTGTCTGAAGAAAACTACAAAGATGGTAAGCTAGAAGGTGAGCAATTAATTTATTACCCAGATGGACAAGTAACAGAATTTGCTATTTACAAAGATGGCTTGTTAGATGGTGTTTGTAGTAAATATTCTAGTAAAGGAATTTTAATTGAAGAAATAACATACGAAAATGGTAAGCCAAATGGTTTAGCACAGTATTTTGAATTGAATGGAAATTTAAAAGAAACGGGCCATTATAAAAACGGAAAAAGAGTAGGAGAATGGGAGTATTATATGGATGGAGAAATTGCAAGTGATGAAGTTAAAAAAGAAAAGAAAAAATCTACTTATACTAAAAAGAAAGATAATTAG
- a CDS encoding YwbE family protein, giving the protein MIDGRQRKNVKVGLFVEIIQKPHQRTGELTEGVIAKILTKSTNHPYGIKVQLESGIVGRIKNIIE; this is encoded by the coding sequence ATGATTGACGGCAGACAAAGAAAAAATGTAAAGGTTGGTTTATTTGTAGAAATTATTCAAAAACCACATCAAAGAACTGGAGAATTAACAGAAGGTGTAATTGCTAAAATTCTAACTAAATCTACAAATCATCCATATGGAATAAAAGTACAGTTAGAATCTGGTATTGTAGGTAGAATAAAAAATATAATTGAATAG
- a CDS encoding NAD(P)H-dependent flavin oxidoreductase, producing MENKITKLFKIKYPIIQGGMIWVSGYKLASAVSNAGGLGLIGAGSMYPEVLREHIQKCKKATDKPFGVNVPMLYPDIEKIMDIIVEEGVKIVFTSAGNPKTWTSFLKEKGITVVHVVSSVKFALKAELASVDAVVCEGFEAGGHNGREETTTFTLIPMVKEQVKIPVIAAGGIGSGRGMLAAMILGADAVQIGSRFAATEESSAHINFKNTIIDVKDGDTQVTLKELAPVRLVKNKFFNEVQELYKQNPSIEDIRDLLGRARAKKGMFEGDLDNGELEIGQIAGLIHEIKPAKEVLNSIIKEFNEVKSIVCSI from the coding sequence ATGGAAAATAAAATCACAAAACTTTTCAAAATAAAATATCCAATTATCCAAGGAGGAATGATTTGGGTTTCTGGTTATAAATTAGCTTCAGCAGTTTCTAATGCTGGTGGTTTAGGTTTAATTGGTGCAGGATCTATGTATCCTGAAGTTTTAAGAGAACATATTCAGAAATGCAAAAAAGCTACAGATAAACCTTTTGGTGTAAATGTGCCAATGTTATATCCAGATATAGAAAAAATTATGGATATTATTGTTGAAGAAGGAGTGAAGATTGTTTTTACTTCTGCAGGTAACCCAAAAACTTGGACTTCTTTTTTAAAAGAGAAAGGAATTACAGTTGTACATGTTGTGAGTTCTGTAAAATTTGCATTAAAAGCAGAATTAGCAAGTGTAGATGCTGTGGTTTGTGAAGGTTTTGAAGCTGGTGGACATAATGGAAGAGAAGAAACTACTACGTTTACTTTAATTCCAATGGTTAAAGAACAGGTAAAAATCCCTGTAATTGCTGCTGGAGGAATTGGTTCTGGTAGAGGAATGTTAGCTGCTATGATTTTAGGAGCAGATGCTGTACAAATTGGAAGTAGGTTTGCTGCTACTGAAGAATCTTCTGCTCATATAAATTTTAAAAATACAATTATTGATGTTAAGGATGGAGATACACAAGTCACTTTGAAAGAGTTAGCTCCTGTGCGTTTGGTTAAAAATAAATTCTTTAATGAGGTGCAAGAGTTGTATAAACAAAATCCATCAATAGAAGATATTAGAGATTTGTTAGGAAGGGCAAGAGCAAAAAAAGGAATGTTTGAAGGTGATTTAGATAATGGCGAGTTAGAAATTGGTCAAATAGCAGGATTAATACATGAAATAAAACCTGCAAAGGAAGTTTTAAACAGTATTATTAAAGAATTTAATGAAGTTAAGTCTATAGTCTGTAGTATCTAA
- a CDS encoding TonB-dependent receptor: MKSFIKLLFLIASFSVSAQNSISGKITDIQNNPLENVEIYIQEIHKGTVSDEKGMYKFNNVPNGKIKITYTYLGFKTVSKVIDINSENKELNIQLEETFFEIDEIIVSTPFNKLQSENVMKVERLDAKSIKKLGATTLSEGITNIAGVSQISTGSSIGKPVIRGLSGNRVLVYTQGIRLENQQFGGEHGLGINDAGISSVEVIKGPASLLYGSDALGGVLYLNPEKFASENNSEFNLSQRFFGNTLGTNTSVGGKISKENWKFLARGTYANHSDYKIPTDERVTNTRFNEKDFKTGIAYSKNNFTSELRYNFNRSKLGLTEGIAEQSTSTDLLEPFQLIDNHILSSHNHFFFGNSKLDVDLGYTLNDRQEFEEHEEHEDHDEDEDHDDEEHEEHEEAALRMKLKTFSYNAKYHFPKIGNLEILSGVQGLQQTNTNFGEEILIPDANVNDFGVFTTANYVWNKSTLQAGIRFDNRQISTDRMEIIHEGDSHVFEAIDKSYNSFTTSLGFKTAITDAITTRINVATGFRAPNLAELSSNGVHHGTNRFEKGNSNLTNEKNTQIDISLEYKTEHFELFANGFYNHLNDYIYISPTNEIEDGEQVFTYIQEDAKLYGGEFGFHLHPHPLDWLHLESTFETVIGKQNNGDYLPLIPANTWKNTFRTEFTIGNWLQQGYTSISLQSTFAQENINTFETTTDSYNLLNLGFGGDFSINNVKFSTSVSVNNLLDKKYINHLSRLKSDGILNQGRNIVFGLNFAI, encoded by the coding sequence ATGAAATCATTTATAAAACTGCTATTTTTAATAGCGAGTTTCTCTGTAAGTGCTCAAAATAGCATTTCAGGAAAAATTACAGACATACAAAACAATCCGTTAGAAAACGTTGAAATTTACATTCAGGAAATCCATAAAGGAACAGTTTCCGATGAAAAAGGAATGTATAAATTTAATAATGTACCAAATGGGAAAATTAAAATAACATATACTTATTTAGGTTTTAAAACAGTATCTAAAGTAATTGACATCAATTCAGAAAACAAAGAATTAAATATTCAATTAGAAGAAACATTTTTTGAAATTGATGAAATTATAGTTTCCACACCTTTTAATAAATTACAATCAGAAAATGTAATGAAAGTGGAACGTTTAGATGCAAAATCTATAAAAAAATTAGGAGCTACAACCCTATCAGAAGGGATTACAAACATTGCTGGAGTATCACAAATTTCTACTGGAAGTTCCATAGGAAAACCTGTAATTAGAGGTTTAAGCGGAAATAGAGTTTTAGTTTACACACAAGGAATCCGTTTAGAAAACCAACAATTTGGTGGCGAACATGGTTTAGGAATTAACGATGCAGGAATTAGCAGTGTAGAAGTTATAAAAGGACCTGCTTCTCTACTCTATGGATCTGATGCTTTGGGTGGTGTTTTGTACTTAAACCCTGAGAAATTTGCATCAGAAAATAATTCAGAATTTAATTTAAGTCAACGTTTTTTTGGAAATACTTTAGGAACAAATACTTCAGTTGGAGGAAAAATATCCAAAGAAAACTGGAAGTTTTTAGCAAGAGGAACGTATGCAAATCATTCAGATTATAAAATTCCTACAGATGAAAGAGTAACCAATACTCGTTTTAATGAGAAAGATTTTAAAACAGGAATTGCGTATTCTAAAAACAACTTTACATCTGAATTGCGATATAACTTCAACCGTTCTAAATTAGGTTTAACTGAAGGAATTGCAGAACAATCTACAAGTACAGATCTTTTAGAGCCTTTTCAATTGATTGATAATCATATATTAAGTTCTCACAATCATTTCTTTTTTGGAAACTCTAAATTAGATGTTGATTTAGGATATACTTTAAATGACAGACAAGAGTTTGAAGAGCATGAAGAACATGAAGACCATGATGAAGATGAAGATCATGATGACGAAGAACATGAGGAACATGAAGAAGCTGCCTTAAGAATGAAATTAAAAACGTTTAGTTACAACGCAAAATATCATTTCCCAAAAATCGGTAATTTGGAAATTCTTTCTGGAGTACAAGGTTTGCAACAAACAAATACAAATTTTGGTGAAGAAATTTTAATTCCTGATGCAAATGTAAATGATTTTGGAGTTTTTACAACTGCTAATTATGTTTGGAATAAAAGTACTTTACAAGCAGGAATTCGTTTTGATAATAGACAAATTTCTACAGATAGAATGGAAATTATCCATGAAGGAGATTCGCATGTTTTTGAAGCTATTGATAAGTCTTACAATAGTTTTACAACTTCTTTAGGTTTTAAAACAGCTATTACAGATGCAATTACCACAAGAATTAATGTTGCAACTGGTTTTAGAGCGCCAAACTTGGCGGAATTAAGTTCTAATGGAGTTCATCATGGAACCAATAGATTCGAAAAAGGAAATAGTAATTTAACCAATGAAAAAAACACACAAATAGATATTTCTTTAGAATATAAAACAGAACATTTTGAGTTATTTGCAAATGGTTTCTACAATCATTTAAATGATTATATTTATATTTCTCCAACAAATGAAATTGAAGATGGTGAACAAGTTTTTACATATATACAAGAAGATGCTAAATTATATGGAGGAGAATTTGGCTTTCACTTACATCCTCATCCATTAGATTGGTTGCATTTAGAAAGTACATTTGAAACCGTAATTGGTAAACAAAACAATGGTGATTATTTACCTTTAATACCTGCAAATACTTGGAAAAATACTTTTAGAACAGAATTTACAATTGGTAATTGGTTGCAACAAGGCTATACTTCTATTAGTTTACAGAGTACTTTTGCTCAAGAAAATATCAATACATTTGAAACGACAACAGATAGTTACAATTTATTAAATTTAGGTTTTGGAGGAGATTTTTCAATTAACAATGTAAAATTCTCAACTTCGGTTTCTGTAAATAATTTATTGGATAAAAAATACATCAATCATTTATCGAGATTAAAAAGTGATGGTATTCTAAATCAAGGTAGAAACATTGTTTTTGGTTTGAACTTTGCAATTTAA
- the purB gene encoding adenylosuccinate lyase: protein MNLTKLNAISPIDGRYRGKIENLANYFSEEALIKYRVRVEIEYFIALCEIPLPQLADFDNNLFEDLRKIYTDFTAEDAQKIKDIEKVTNHDVKAVEYFIKEKFDALGLQKHKEFIHFGLTSQDINNTAVPLSIKEAMNDVYVPHYFELLEKLQELVIEWKDISMLARTHGQPASPTRLGKEIEVFVVRLKEQFNLLNDIPSAAKFGGATGNFNAHKVAYPSIDWKEFGSEFVQEKLGLQHSFPTTQIEHYDHMAALFDTLKRINTIIIDLDRDFWTYVSMDYFKQKIKAGEVGSSAMPHKVNPIDFENSEGNLGLANAIFEHLSAKLPISRLQRDLTDSTVLRNVGVPFGHTIIAFTSTLKGLNKLLLNKQKFEDDLENNWAVVAEAIQTILRREAYPNPYEALKGLTRTNEKINQKSIANFIDTLEVSQEIKEELKAITPANYTGI, encoded by the coding sequence ATGAACTTAACAAAACTTAATGCCATCTCTCCTATTGATGGACGATACAGAGGTAAAATTGAAAATTTAGCAAACTATTTTTCTGAAGAAGCTTTAATTAAATACAGAGTTCGCGTAGAAATCGAGTATTTTATTGCTCTATGTGAAATTCCTTTGCCTCAATTAGCAGATTTCGACAATAATTTATTTGAAGATTTACGTAAAATTTATACAGATTTTACTGCTGAAGACGCACAGAAAATTAAAGATATTGAGAAAGTTACAAATCATGATGTAAAAGCTGTTGAGTATTTTATCAAAGAAAAATTTGATGCTTTAGGTTTACAAAAACACAAAGAATTTATTCACTTTGGTTTAACATCTCAAGACATAAATAATACTGCTGTACCTTTATCTATTAAAGAAGCAATGAATGATGTTTATGTGCCTCATTATTTTGAACTTTTAGAAAAATTACAAGAATTAGTAATTGAATGGAAAGATATTTCTATGTTGGCAAGAACGCATGGTCAACCAGCTTCTCCAACACGTTTAGGAAAAGAAATAGAAGTTTTTGTAGTTCGTTTAAAAGAACAATTCAATTTATTAAATGACATACCTAGTGCTGCTAAATTTGGTGGTGCAACTGGTAATTTTAATGCGCATAAAGTTGCTTATCCTTCAATTGATTGGAAAGAATTTGGAAGCGAATTTGTTCAAGAAAAATTAGGTTTACAACATTCTTTTCCAACAACACAAATAGAACATTACGATCATATGGCTGCGTTGTTCGATACTTTAAAACGTATCAATACAATCATCATTGATTTAGACAGAGATTTCTGGACCTATGTTTCTATGGATTATTTTAAGCAAAAAATTAAGGCTGGTGAAGTTGGTTCTTCTGCAATGCCACACAAAGTAAACCCGATTGATTTTGAAAATTCTGAAGGAAATTTAGGATTGGCAAATGCAATTTTCGAGCATTTATCTGCTAAATTACCAATTTCTCGTTTACAAAGAGATTTAACTGATAGTACAGTTTTACGTAATGTTGGTGTACCTTTTGGACATACAATTATTGCTTTTACTTCAACTTTAAAAGGTTTGAATAAATTATTGTTAAACAAACAAAAATTTGAAGACGATTTAGAAAATAATTGGGCTGTTGTTGCAGAGGCAATTCAGACAATTTTAAGACGTGAAGCGTATCCAAATCCTTATGAAGCTTTAAAAGGATTAACGAGAACGAATGAGAAAATCAATCAGAAATCGATTGCTAATTTTATTGATACTTTAGAAGTTTCACAAGAAATTAAAGAAGAATTAAAGGCTATTACACCTGCTAATTATACTGGAATATAA